The following proteins are encoded in a genomic region of Brachypodium distachyon strain Bd21 chromosome 1, Brachypodium_distachyon_v3.0, whole genome shotgun sequence:
- the LOC100822360 gene encoding BAG family molecular chaperone regulator 7 has product MASHRHLLRLLDDPFFPFPSPPPSSSCPFLPPSSPFAFPHHDLDIFLPSDPFFAPFPTPTPHAYLLHDLTDRVAALELALAPHPPKPATSRRKYTYATQTPGGRKAKWTAEDNPRSGERALKWEAELACPNPDGFDRKWKWEAKSKPGASSAKTKWAAEIKGKGALEPWSHAYTWEEEEDLSSSDDDEELYYRHRKPEIKDKKKNKDKAAKEDKKEKKNKVGGNVNVRIEEIPEDNTAGCVAIRKAFAMGNGKGKAKELSPQDAALLIQMNYRAHLAHRSQVLRCLRDLAVAKAKLKELRSMFYNLSYRRRISHDHEERQRFSEKIIVLLLTVDALEGPDYMVRTAKKSMLEELEGMLDIVDPQPVGKQRSFSRRKFDLPEGGGAIPAEKTASVNNAVRVINTGKK; this is encoded by the exons ATGGCctcccaccgccacctcctccgcctcctcgacgaccccttcttccccttcccctcgCCACCACCATCCTCCTCGTGCCCATTCCTCCCCCCTTCTTCCCCATTCGCCTTCCCCCACCACGACCTCgacatcttcctcccctccGACCCCTTCTTCGCCCCCTTCCCCACCCCGACCCCGCACGCCTACCTCCTCCACGACCTCACCGACCGCGTCGCCGCCCTCGAGCTCGCCCTCGCCCCGCACCCCCCCAAGCCCGCCACCTCCCGCCGCAAGTACACCTACGCCACCCAAACCCCAGGCGGCCGGAAGGCCAAGTGGACGGCGGAGGACAACCCGCGCAGCGGGGAGCGGGCGCTCAAGTGGGAGGCGGAGCTCGCCTGCCCCAACCCCGACGGCTTCGACCGCAAGTGGAAGTGGGAGGCCAAGTCCAAGcccggcgcctcctccgccaaGACCAAGTGGGCCGCCGAGATCAAGGGCAAAGGAGCCCTCGAGCCGTGGTCGCACGCATACAcctgggaggaggaggaagacttGAGCtccagcgacgacgacgaggaactATACTACCGCCACCGCAAGCCGGAGATtaaggacaagaagaagaacaaggacAAGGCTGCCAAGGAGgacaagaaggaaaagaagaacaaggtCGGCGGCAATGTCAACGTCAGGATCGAGGAGATCCCCGAGGACAACACTGCCGGATGCGTCGCCATCAGAAAG GCTTTTGCTATGGGCAATGGCAAGGGGAAGGCCAAGGAACTGTCGCCACAGGACGCTGCATTGCTCATCCAGATGAACTACAGGGCGCACCTCGCTCACCGCTCCCAGGTGCTCCGCTGCCTGCGTGATCTCGCCGTGGCTAAGGCCAAGCTCAAGGAGCTGAGGTCCATGTTCTACAACCTCTCTTACAGGCGCCGCATCTCGCATGACCACGAGGAGCGCCAGAGGTTCTCAGAGAAAATCATTGTCCTGCTCCTCACTGTTGATGCGCTCGAG GGACCTGACTACATGGTGAGGACAGCAAAGAAGTCTATGCTTGAGGAGCTGGAGGGGATGCTGGACATCGTGGACCCGCAGCCAGTGGGGAAGCAGAGGTCCTTCAGCCGCCGCAAGTTTGACCTCCCAGAGGGCGGAGGAGCGATCCCGGCCGAGAAGACCGCCAGCGTGAACAACGCGGTCAGGGTGATCAACACCGGCAAGAAGTGA